The sequence below is a genomic window from Nitrospiria bacterium.
AAAGGAATAAAACGGGGATTTTTTTTGACCTCGGAAATGTAAATAAAACGCCCAGCGGCTTTAAGGTTTCTCTGAATACTCATTAAATCAAATCTTTCCCTAAAGTGGAGAGGATCTAAAATGGGTTTAGACGACTCTTCTTTTCTTTTTAAAAAATAATCCAGAAGCTGTTGGATCAGGTCATTGGGAAGCGAGACATACGAATCCCTCAAAAGGGAAGCCAAGTCATATAAACAGGGACCCTGAAGAGCATCCTGGAAATCAATCACCCGAACTCGGCTCTGATGGATCATCAAATTCCGACTGTGAAAATCCCTGTGGGTAAAACACCGGGGTTCTTGGGAGAGTTGATCAGATATTTGAAAGAAAAACCCTCGAATTTTTTCACGATCGGAATTCTTGATTTTCATCCCAATTCTGGCCTCAATGCCAAATTCCAAAAAATGATCAAATTCCCACATTAAAAGAGGGGTGTCAAATACCCTTTCAAAAGCAAGGCACGAACCCTGGGATGGGTCTGAGCCACAGGACTGAAGACGCAATAACTCATCAACCGCCTTCAAATAAAGGGATTCCAATGAGGAGGATGAGCATTTCGCAATTTCATGTTCCAAGGTTTGATCCCCAAGATCTTCTAAAAAAATTAACCCTTCAGATTTTTCGTAATGAAAAATTTCAGGAACCCCGATCCCGTTTCTGGTTAAAAATTTTTGAATATTAACAAAAGGAAGTTCTTGGATACGGGAAGGTTTTCCGGTAACTTCTTCCTCAGAAGCCTTAAAATTTTCCGGATCCGAAAGCTCCATTAGAACCATGGAGGACCCAAAACCATTTTCTAAAAAAAGACGGTAATATCTTCGATTGGACGCATCCCCCGGAAGGGGTTCAACCTGGAGGTTTTGAGAACCCCCCTTAAAGTTTACCTTAACAATTTTCGATAACTTTTCTAAATCCATATTAACGTCTTTTTTAAGATAGTCGTTTCACGAAAAAATATTCTGCCACCAAAACCTTGGGCTGTCAACGCACCATCGGTTGTTTTCTCTGTAAAATCCTACAAAAACCATCCTTCCCAATAACGGATTTACATTTGAGAAAGTCTCTTGGCAATTTCGAAAGCTGCCCCAATCCGAACGGCCTTAACCCGTTTGAGCCCTTTCACCTTCATCAGCTCTTCTAAGGACTGTTGGGACAAATTTTCCAAGGACTGAAACCGGATCATGAGATCTTCTGCAATTTGTTCTGCTGACCAGCCGGGCAAGCCAGACCCAATTAATATGGCCAACAGATCGGTATGACTACAGCGGGAGGCCCCCAAGCGGTAAAATTTTCCCCCGGGATGATGCCATTCCTCCCATTCCTTTTTAGGGTCAACTTTTTCCATTTTTACCCCTTCTATGGATTTTTTTATAGCCTGGGTAACACCTAACAGGTTTTTTCTTGAAGTTCAAGAAAATATCGGTTTTCAAAACCCATCAGGAACCCTTTTCC
It includes:
- a CDS encoding phosphotransferase, with translation MDLEKLSKIVKVNFKGGSQNLQVEPLPGDASNRRYYRLFLENGFGSSMVLMELSDPENFKASEEEVTGKPSRIQELPFVNIQKFLTRNGIGVPEIFHYEKSEGLIFLEDLGDQTLEHEIAKCSSSSLESLYLKAVDELLRLQSCGSDPSQGSCLAFERVFDTPLLMWEFDHFLEFGIEARIGMKIKNSDREKIRGFFFQISDQLSQEPRCFTHRDFHSRNLMIHQSRVRVIDFQDALQGPCLYDLASLLRDSYVSLPNDLIQQLLDYFLKRKEESSKPILDPLHFRERFDLMSIQRNLKAAGRFIYISEVKKNPRFIPFVAPTLGYVKENLCRYPSLTPLFQLLKPYIREFQDS
- a CDS encoding UPF0758 domain-containing protein — translated: MEKVDPKKEWEEWHHPGGKFYRLGASRCSHTDLLAILIGSGLPGWSAEQIAEDLMIRFQSLENLSQQSLEELMKVKGLKRVKAVRIGAAFEIAKRLSQM